A genomic segment from [Flavobacterium] thermophilum encodes:
- the ahpC gene encoding Alkyl hydroperoxide reductase subunit C: MSLVGKKVQPFRAQAYHNGEFIEVTEQDFMGKWSIVCFYPADFTFVCPTELEDLQDHYATFKELGVEVYSVSTDTHFTHKAWHDTSPAISKIEYVMIGDPSHQLSRMFDVLDEEQGLAQRGTFIIDPDGVIQAVEINADGIGRNASTLIDKIKAAQYVRNHPGEVCPAKWKEGAETLKPSLDLVGKI; the protein is encoded by the coding sequence ATGTCACTCGTAGGAAAAAAAGTGCAACCATTCCGTGCCCAAGCGTATCACAACGGCGAATTCATTGAAGTGACAGAGCAAGACTTCATGGGAAAATGGAGCATCGTCTGCTTCTATCCGGCGGACTTTACGTTCGTCTGCCCGACGGAGCTCGAAGACTTGCAAGACCACTACGCGACGTTCAAAGAACTTGGCGTGGAAGTGTACTCGGTTTCGACCGACACCCACTTTACTCATAAAGCATGGCACGATACATCGCCAGCCATCAGCAAAATCGAATACGTGATGATCGGCGACCCGTCGCATCAACTGTCGCGCATGTTTGATGTGCTCGATGAAGAACAAGGATTGGCGCAACGCGGCACGTTCATCATTGACCCAGACGGCGTCATTCAAGCGGTGGAAATCAATGCGGACGGCATCGGCCGCAACGCCAGCACGCTGATTGATAAAATTAAAGCGGCCCAATACGTGCGCAACCATCCGGGTGAAGTCTGCCCGGCGAAATGGAAAGAAGGAGCGGAAACGCTGAAGCCGAGCCTTGACCTTGTCGGCAAAATTTAA
- the hisS gene encoding Histidine--tRNA ligase: MPFQIPRGTQDVLPGETEKWQHVEQVVRSLCGRYGYEEIRTPIFEHTELFLRGVGDTTDIVQKEMYTFEDKGGRALTLRPEGTAPVARAFVEHKLYGSPNQPVKLYYTGPMFRYERPESGRFRQFVQFGVEVLGSSDPAVDAEVIALAMHIYNELGLQHIRLVINSLGDLDSRRAHREALVRHFESRIHELCEDCQARLQTNPLRILDCKKDRGHELMATAPSILDYLNDESRAYFEKVKHYLAVLDIPFVIDSRLVRGLDYYNHTTFEIMSDLEGFGAGATLCGGGRYNGLVQEIGGPETPGIGFALSIERLLAALEAEGGELPVRRGLDCYVVAVGEQAKTEAVRLVYELRRAGLRVDQDYLGRKMKAQLKAADRLGASFVAMIGDEELESGAATVKDMASGEQMKVPFGELAHVLAKRTGREE; this comes from the coding sequence ATGCCGTTTCAAATTCCAAGAGGGACGCAGGATGTGCTGCCGGGTGAAACGGAAAAATGGCAGCATGTCGAGCAAGTCGTCCGCAGCCTTTGCGGACGGTATGGCTATGAGGAAATCCGCACACCGATTTTTGAACATACGGAGCTGTTTTTGCGCGGGGTCGGCGATACGACCGACATCGTGCAAAAAGAAATGTACACGTTTGAAGACAAAGGCGGCCGCGCGTTGACGCTCCGCCCGGAAGGAACAGCGCCGGTTGCCAGAGCGTTTGTCGAGCATAAGCTGTACGGCAGCCCGAACCAGCCGGTCAAGCTCTATTACACTGGACCGATGTTCCGCTATGAACGGCCTGAATCGGGGCGGTTCCGCCAGTTTGTGCAGTTTGGCGTCGAAGTGCTTGGCAGCAGCGATCCAGCGGTCGATGCGGAAGTGATCGCACTGGCGATGCACATTTATAACGAACTCGGGCTGCAGCATATCCGGCTGGTGATCAACAGCCTAGGCGACCTTGACAGCCGCCGGGCGCACCGCGAGGCGCTTGTTCGCCATTTTGAAAGCCGCATTCATGAGCTGTGCGAAGATTGCCAAGCACGTCTTCAGACGAATCCGCTTCGCATTCTCGACTGCAAAAAGGACCGCGGCCATGAACTGATGGCGACGGCGCCGTCGATTTTGGACTATTTGAACGATGAATCGCGCGCTTACTTTGAAAAAGTGAAGCACTATTTGGCGGTGCTCGACATTCCGTTTGTCATCGACTCCCGGCTCGTGCGCGGGCTCGACTACTACAACCATACGACATTTGAAATTATGAGCGATCTCGAAGGATTCGGGGCGGGGGCGACGCTGTGCGGCGGCGGTCGTTACAACGGGCTCGTCCAAGAAATCGGCGGTCCGGAAACGCCGGGCATCGGCTTTGCGCTCAGCATTGAGCGCCTCCTGGCGGCTCTCGAGGCGGAAGGGGGCGAGCTGCCGGTCCGCCGCGGGCTCGATTGCTACGTCGTCGCCGTCGGCGAGCAGGCGAAAACGGAAGCGGTCCGCCTCGTCTATGAATTGCGCCGCGCCGGACTGCGCGTTGATCAAGACTATTTGGGGCGGAAAATGAAAGCTCAGCTGAAAGCGGCCGACCGGCTTGGTGCGTCGTTTGTCGCCATGATCGGCGACGAAGAGCTGGAAAGCGGGGCGGCAACCGTTAAAGACATGGCCAGCGGCGAGCAGATGAAAGTGCCGTTTGGCGAACTGGCGCATGTTTTGGCAAAACGGACAGGACGGGAGGAGTAA
- the ahpF gene encoding NADH dehydrogenase: MLLDADIKAQLAQYLQLLENDIVLTVSAGDDNVSRDMLALIDELTAMSSKIKVEKAKLERTPSFSVNRVGENTGITFAGVPLGHEFTSLVLALLQVSGRPPKVSQDVVDRIQQIRGKHHFETYVSLTCHNCPDVVQALNIMSVLNPDISHTMIDGAAFKEEAEQKGIMAVPTVFLNGKLFASGRMSIEDILAKLGSEPDASDFANKDPFDVLVVGGGPAGAAAAIYAARKGIRTGIVAERFGGQILDTLAIENFISVKYTEGPKLAASLEEHVKQYDVDVMSSQRAKRLEKKDLIEVELENGAVLKSKTVIIATGARWRNLGVPGEDEFKNKGVAYCPHCDGPLFEGKHVAVIGGGNSGVEAAIDLAGIASHVTLLEFAPELKADAVLQNRLYSLPNVTVIKNAQTTEITGTDKVNGLTYIDRETGEEHHIELQGVFVQIGLVPNTEWLEGTVERNRFGEIIVDKRGATSLEGVFAAGDCTDSAYKQIIISMGSGATAALSAFDYLIRH, from the coding sequence ATGCTGTTGGATGCTGACATCAAGGCGCAACTAGCTCAGTATTTGCAATTGCTTGAAAATGATATTGTCTTGACGGTAAGTGCGGGAGACGACAACGTTTCCCGCGATATGCTTGCTTTAATCGATGAATTAACGGCGATGTCGTCGAAAATCAAAGTGGAAAAAGCGAAGCTGGAACGAACGCCAAGCTTCAGCGTCAACCGGGTCGGCGAAAACACCGGCATCACCTTCGCCGGCGTGCCGCTCGGCCATGAATTTACGTCCCTCGTTTTGGCGCTGCTTCAAGTGAGCGGGCGGCCGCCGAAAGTCAGCCAAGACGTCGTGGACCGCATTCAACAAATCAGAGGCAAACATCATTTTGAAACGTACGTCAGCCTGACCTGCCACAACTGCCCGGACGTCGTGCAAGCGCTCAACATTATGAGCGTGTTGAACCCAGATATTTCGCATACGATGATCGACGGAGCGGCGTTTAAAGAAGAAGCGGAGCAAAAAGGGATTATGGCCGTACCGACGGTGTTTTTAAACGGCAAACTGTTCGCGAGCGGCCGCATGTCGATTGAAGATATTCTTGCCAAATTAGGAAGCGAACCAGATGCTTCCGATTTTGCCAATAAGGATCCGTTTGATGTACTCGTTGTCGGCGGTGGACCGGCTGGAGCGGCAGCGGCGATTTATGCAGCGCGCAAAGGCATCCGCACCGGCATTGTCGCGGAGCGTTTCGGCGGGCAAATTTTGGACACGCTCGCTATCGAGAACTTTATTAGCGTCAAATATACGGAAGGGCCGAAACTGGCGGCCAGCCTAGAAGAGCATGTAAAGCAGTACGACGTCGACGTCATGAGTTCACAGCGCGCAAAACGGCTCGAGAAAAAAGACTTGATTGAAGTCGAGCTAGAAAACGGCGCTGTGCTGAAAAGCAAGACGGTCATTATCGCCACCGGCGCTCGCTGGCGCAATCTCGGTGTGCCGGGCGAGGACGAGTTCAAAAACAAAGGCGTCGCCTACTGCCCGCACTGCGACGGTCCGCTGTTTGAAGGCAAGCATGTGGCGGTCATCGGCGGCGGCAACTCCGGCGTCGAAGCGGCGATTGACCTCGCCGGCATTGCCAGCCATGTGACGCTGCTGGAGTTCGCCCCTGAACTCAAGGCGGATGCTGTGCTGCAAAACCGGTTGTACAGCCTGCCGAACGTAACGGTGATAAAAAACGCGCAAACGACGGAAATCACCGGCACGGACAAAGTCAACGGCTTGACGTACATTGACCGGGAAACAGGAGAAGAACATCATATCGAATTGCAAGGCGTGTTCGTGCAAATCGGCCTTGTGCCGAACACCGAATGGTTGGAAGGAACGGTGGAACGGAATCGCTTCGGTGAAATCATCGTCGACAAACGCGGCGCGACGAGCCTTGAAGGTGTCTTTGCCGCGGGCGACTGCACGGACAGCGCCTATAAGCAAATCATTATCTCGATGGGCTCGGGTGCAACCGCGGCGTTAAGTGCGTTTGATTACTTGATTCGCCATTAA